One region of Sebastes fasciatus isolate fSebFas1 chromosome 1, fSebFas1.pri, whole genome shotgun sequence genomic DNA includes:
- the lmcd1 gene encoding LIM and cysteine-rich domains protein 1 isoform X1, producing MDMSSAMEKMSVKQSKGGPALCHVCEESCSGFQPHSWRKVCIACGCSAVDHAPGSDVEDDQQMGRLLADSPYAHLTAKVKGGGGLRMYKRNRMIVTNPVVSRKDPTFNTTTYDWAPAGLNQTLAMQYMELIPESQRPVSGTDGGLERRRQLFRQLPAYDQDPMKCQSLASEEEISSMLLFVKSYKQEVLGVGEVALPGEDGALKEAASQRTAKEAKDRSNSDKKEHQDHGSTNSGTASGTGSTNGTDDSTKTGYRCTGCHGEVAKESPAVYAERAGYRSALWHPTCFVCSECGHGLVDLVYFWSNQKLFCGRHYCQTVWPRCSGCDELIFCRSFHTAKGGRMWHHLHYCCWKCGQNLDTPCQH from the exons ATGTCTGTGAAGCAGAGTAAAGGAGGTCCAGCCTTGTGTCACGTATGTGAGGAGAGCTGCTCTGGATTCCAGCCACATTCTTGGAG AAAAGTCTGTATCGCCTGCGGCTGCAGCGCGGTCGACCACGCTCCTGGAAGCGACGTCGAAGATGACCAGCAAATGGGACGCCTGCTCGCAGACTCACCCTATGCCCATTTGACAGCGAAGGTCAAAGGAGGCGGCGGCCTTCGCATGTACAAGAGGAATCGTATGATTGTGACCAATCCGGTGGTGTCGCGTAAAGACCCGACCTTCAACACCACCACATACGACTGGGCGCCGGCCGGCCTCAACCAGACGCTG GCCATGCAGTACATGGAGCTCATCCCGGAAAGTCAACGTCCCGTCTCGGGGACCGATGGAGGGTTGGAGCGACGCAGGCAGCTCTTCAGGCAGCTCCCTGCCTACGATCAGGACCCAATGAAGTGTCAGAGCCTGGCCAGCGAGGAGGAG ATTTCCTCCATGCTGCTGTTTGTGAAGAGCTACAAACAGGAGGTGCTGGGAGTCGGGGAGGTGGCCTTACCTGGTGAGGACGGAGCTCTGAAGGAAGCAGCCTCTCAGCGGACAGCGAAGGAAGCCAAGGACCGCAGCAACAGCGACAAGAAGGAGCACCAGGACCACGGCTCGACCAACAGCGGCACTGCCTCCGGTACTGGCTCCACTAATGGAACTGATGACAGCACTAAAACTGGATAT CGGTgcactggttgccatggtgaggTTGCCAAGGAGAGTCCAGCTGTTTACGCCGAGCGTGCAGGTTATCGTAGCGCCCTGTGGCATCCCACCTGCTTCGTATGTTCAGAGTGTGGTCATGGATTGGTGGACCTGGTCTACTTCTGGTCCAATCAGAAGCTGTTCTGTGGACGACACTACTGTCAGACGGTCTGGCCGCGATGCTCAGGCTGCGATGAG TTGATCTTCTGTCGGTCTTTTCACACAGCAAAAGGTGGACGGATGTGGCATCATCTTCATTACTGCTGCTGGAAGTGCGGACAAAACCTGGACACACCCTGTCAGCACTGA
- the lmcd1 gene encoding LIM and cysteine-rich domains protein 1 isoform X2 — MSVKQSKGGPALCHVCEESCSGFQPHSWRKVCIACGCSAVDHAPGSDVEDDQQMGRLLADSPYAHLTAKVKGGGGLRMYKRNRMIVTNPVVSRKDPTFNTTTYDWAPAGLNQTLAMQYMELIPESQRPVSGTDGGLERRRQLFRQLPAYDQDPMKCQSLASEEEISSMLLFVKSYKQEVLGVGEVALPGEDGALKEAASQRTAKEAKDRSNSDKKEHQDHGSTNSGTASGTGSTNGTDDSTKTGYRCTGCHGEVAKESPAVYAERAGYRSALWHPTCFVCSECGHGLVDLVYFWSNQKLFCGRHYCQTVWPRCSGCDELIFCRSFHTAKGGRMWHHLHYCCWKCGQNLDTPCQH; from the exons ATGTCTGTGAAGCAGAGTAAAGGAGGTCCAGCCTTGTGTCACGTATGTGAGGAGAGCTGCTCTGGATTCCAGCCACATTCTTGGAG AAAAGTCTGTATCGCCTGCGGCTGCAGCGCGGTCGACCACGCTCCTGGAAGCGACGTCGAAGATGACCAGCAAATGGGACGCCTGCTCGCAGACTCACCCTATGCCCATTTGACAGCGAAGGTCAAAGGAGGCGGCGGCCTTCGCATGTACAAGAGGAATCGTATGATTGTGACCAATCCGGTGGTGTCGCGTAAAGACCCGACCTTCAACACCACCACATACGACTGGGCGCCGGCCGGCCTCAACCAGACGCTG GCCATGCAGTACATGGAGCTCATCCCGGAAAGTCAACGTCCCGTCTCGGGGACCGATGGAGGGTTGGAGCGACGCAGGCAGCTCTTCAGGCAGCTCCCTGCCTACGATCAGGACCCAATGAAGTGTCAGAGCCTGGCCAGCGAGGAGGAG ATTTCCTCCATGCTGCTGTTTGTGAAGAGCTACAAACAGGAGGTGCTGGGAGTCGGGGAGGTGGCCTTACCTGGTGAGGACGGAGCTCTGAAGGAAGCAGCCTCTCAGCGGACAGCGAAGGAAGCCAAGGACCGCAGCAACAGCGACAAGAAGGAGCACCAGGACCACGGCTCGACCAACAGCGGCACTGCCTCCGGTACTGGCTCCACTAATGGAACTGATGACAGCACTAAAACTGGATAT CGGTgcactggttgccatggtgaggTTGCCAAGGAGAGTCCAGCTGTTTACGCCGAGCGTGCAGGTTATCGTAGCGCCCTGTGGCATCCCACCTGCTTCGTATGTTCAGAGTGTGGTCATGGATTGGTGGACCTGGTCTACTTCTGGTCCAATCAGAAGCTGTTCTGTGGACGACACTACTGTCAGACGGTCTGGCCGCGATGCTCAGGCTGCGATGAG TTGATCTTCTGTCGGTCTTTTCACACAGCAAAAGGTGGACGGATGTGGCATCATCTTCATTACTGCTGCTGGAAGTGCGGACAAAACCTGGACACACCCTGTCAGCACTGA
- the LOC141769193 gene encoding monoacylglycerol lipase abhd6-A-like isoform X1, whose amino-acid sequence MMELMMLSGGVVVLPALAFITSLRLRPGAYLKAYNWYLRRGLGLGVRYSQSGSYRFCYSSRGTPGGATPSLLLLHGFSVSKDMWLPVVKHLPRSQHVVCVDMPGHEGTSRTGAEDYSIQGQVGRINQFVQSIGLHKRPFHRTSMGGCVAGVYAAHYPAHLSSITLVCPGGLVYPTETEFISHLNEIQKTQQVESIPLIPSTPQEMEGMLKLCFYNPSNLPRLLLRVLLDNRIPNNGFYKELFMEIFGEKSLHLLQENLHLITSPVQVIWGTEDKLLDVSGATVLQESLPNCQVTLLDNCGHAVTVEQPKKNAKLIMDFLSAQEVNGENTKKLS is encoded by the exons ATGATGGAGCTGATGATGCTATCAGGAGGTGTTGTGGTTCTTCCTGCCCTCGCTTTCATCACCTCCCTCCGGCTCCGGCCAGGAGCCTACCTTAAGGCCTACAACtg GTACTTGCGTCGCGGGCTGGGTTTAGGGGTCCGCTACTCTCAAAGTGGAAGTTACCGCTTCTGTTATTCCAGCCGCGGGACGCCAGGGGGCGCCACGCCATCACTGCTCCTGCTGCATGGCTTCTCCGTCTCTAAGGACATGTGGCTGCCTGTCGTCAAG CATCTCCCCAGAAGCCAgcatgtggtgtgtgtggaCATGCCGGGACACGAGGGGACGAGTCGTACTGGTGCTGAGGACTACAGCATTCAGGGCCAGGTCGGCCGAATCAACCag TTTGTTCAGAGTATCGGTCTGCACAAAAGACCTTTCCACCGGACATCGATGGGTGGGTGCGTTGCTGGAGTGTACGCTGCTCATTACCCAGCTCACCTGTCCAGCATCACCTTGGTCTGTCCGGGAG GTCTGGTTTACCCCACAGAGACTGAGTTCATCAGTCATCTGAATGAGATTCAGAAGACTCAGCAGGTGGAGTCGATCCCTCTGATCCCCTCCACTCCTCAGGAGATGGAGGGCATGTTGAAACTCTGCTTTTACAACCCCTCCAACCTCCCTCGACTG CTCCTGCGGGTTCTCCTTGACAACAGGATCCCCAACAATGGTTTCTACAAAGAAT TGTTTATGGAGATCTTCGGGGAGAAGTCTCTTCACTTGCTGCAGGAAAACTTGCATCTGATCACATCACCTGTGCAGGTGATCTGGGGGACGGAGGACAAG CTGTTGGACGTGTCGGGGGCGACAGTGCTGCAGGAGTCGCTGCCAAACTGCCAGGTGACGCTGTTGGACAACTGTGGTCACGCTGTGACGGTGGAACAGCCCAAGAAAAACGCCAAGCTCATCATGGACTTCCTGTCTGCGCAGGAAGTCAACGGTGAAAACACTAAGAAACTTTCCTGA
- the LOC141769193 gene encoding monoacylglycerol lipase abhd6-A-like isoform X2: MMELMMLSGGVVVLPALAFITSLRLRPGAYLKAYNWYLRRGLGLGVRYSQSGSYRFCYSSRGTPGGATPSLLLLHGFSVSKDMWLPVVKHLPRSQHVVCVDMPGHEGTSRTGAEDYSIQGQVGRINQFVQSIGLHKRPFHRTSMGGCVAGVYAAHYPAHLSSITLVCPGGLVYPTETEFISHLNEIQKTQQVESIPLIPSTPQEMEGMLKLCFYNPSNLPRLLLRGLLDNSIPNNGFYKELFMEISGEKSLHLLQENLHLITSPVQVIWGTEDKLLDVSGATVLQESLPNCQVALLDNCGHSLTVEQPKKTAKLIMDFLSAQEVNGENTKKLS, from the exons ATGATGGAGCTGATGATGCTATCAGGAGGTGTTGTGGTTCTTCCTGCCCTCGCTTTCATCACCTCCCTCCGGCTCCGGCCAGGAGCCTACCTTAAGGCCTACAACtg GTACTTGCGTCGCGGGCTGGGTTTAGGGGTCCGCTACTCTCAAAGTGGAAGTTACCGCTTCTGTTATTCCAGCCGCGGGACGCCAGGGGGCGCCACGCCATCACTGCTCCTGCTGCATGGCTTCTCCGTCTCTAAGGACATGTGGCTGCCTGTCGTCAAG CATCTCCCCAGAAGCCAgcatgtggtgtgtgtggaCATGCCGGGACACGAGGGGACGAGTCGTACTGGTGCTGAGGACTACAGCATTCAGGGCCAGGTCGGCCGAATCAACCag TTTGTTCAGAGTATCGGTCTGCACAAAAGACCTTTCCACCGGACATCGATGGGTGGGTGCGTTGCTGGAGTGTACGCTGCTCATTACCCAGCTCACCTGTCCAGCATCACCTTGGTCTGTCCGGGAG GTCTGGTTTACCCCACAGAGACTGAGTTCATCAGTCATCTGAATGAGATTCAGAAGACTCAGCAGGTGGAGTCGATCCCTCTGATCCCCTCCACTCCTCAGGAGATGGAGGGCATGTTGAAACTCTGCTTTTACAACCCCTCCAACCTCCCTCGACTG cTCCTGCGGGGTCTCCTTGACAACAGCATCCCCAACAATGGTTTCTACAAAGAAT TGTTTATGGAGATCTCCGGGGAGAAGTCTCTTCACTTGCTGCAGGAAAACTTGCATCTGATCACATCACCTGTGCAGGTGATCTGGGGGACGGAGGACAAG CTGTTGGACGTGTCGGGGGCGACAGTGCTGCAGGAGTCGCTGCCAAACTGCCAGGTGGCGCTGTTGGACAACTGTGGTCACTCTTTGACGGTGGAACAGCCCAAGAAAACCGCCAAGCTCATCATGGACTTCCTGTCTGCGCAGGAAGTCAACGGTGAAAACACTAAGAAACTTTCCTGA